One Cellulomonas sp. Y8 DNA segment encodes these proteins:
- a CDS encoding peptidoglycan-binding protein — MADAARRLVSGGTIALLALLLVTGTAAVTTAVLTAPRPDLLADADPLDEVPVSSYQYGDPRPVRVTLTTPEPLPLVAQASGTVTASWCTPGDEVASGGPLIAVDGATVVGLATATPLWRDLSAGLRGDDVQAVQDELDRLGFATSGSGRVDRSTTSALRSFAEAHGIALHRDGPLLRRSAVVWLPSSTARVESCEVVVGGDLAAGAEFATLAPPLVRAVAHTPSGLVPGTRVLAVDHVSVAVGADGVVDDPEALALLSTTPGYQAARATDEDALSGVLTLDEPLAVISVPVTAVFGEDAEGNACLIGDGAERQVQVIASELGQAIVTVSGDVPSTVTAVVGRRASCRSS, encoded by the coding sequence GTGGCTGACGCGGCCCGCCGTCTCGTCTCGGGCGGCACGATTGCCCTGCTCGCGCTGCTTCTCGTCACTGGAACCGCTGCAGTCACTACCGCAGTGCTCACCGCGCCGCGGCCGGACCTCCTGGCCGACGCGGACCCGCTGGACGAAGTGCCGGTGTCGTCGTACCAGTACGGCGACCCGCGACCGGTCCGGGTGACCCTGACCACCCCCGAGCCCCTACCGCTGGTCGCGCAGGCCTCCGGCACGGTCACCGCGTCGTGGTGCACGCCAGGCGACGAGGTGGCGAGCGGTGGTCCGCTGATCGCCGTCGACGGAGCCACCGTCGTCGGGCTAGCGACCGCGACGCCTCTCTGGCGCGATCTGAGCGCGGGTCTCCGCGGCGACGACGTGCAGGCAGTGCAAGACGAGCTCGACCGACTCGGTTTCGCGACCTCGGGGTCCGGCCGAGTCGATCGCTCCACGACGTCCGCGCTGCGGTCCTTCGCAGAGGCGCACGGGATCGCCCTCCACCGCGACGGCCCGCTGTTGCGACGCTCTGCGGTCGTATGGCTCCCTTCCTCGACGGCACGCGTGGAGTCGTGCGAAGTTGTCGTCGGAGGTGACCTCGCTGCCGGCGCGGAGTTCGCGACGCTCGCGCCGCCCCTCGTGCGCGCCGTCGCCCATACGCCTTCCGGCCTGGTGCCCGGCACCCGTGTGCTGGCGGTGGACCATGTCAGCGTCGCGGTCGGGGCCGACGGCGTCGTAGACGACCCCGAGGCCCTCGCCCTGCTGTCCACGACCCCTGGGTACCAAGCAGCACGAGCGACCGACGAAGATGCTCTCTCGGGTGTGCTCACGCTCGACGAGCCGCTCGCCGTCATCTCCGTCCCGGTGACCGCGGTCTTCGGGGAGGACGCCGAGGGCAACGCGTGCCTGATCGGGGACGGTGCCGAGCGCCAGGTGCAGGTGATCGCCTCGGAACTGGGGCAGGCGATCGTCACCGTGTCCGGTGATGTCCCGTCCACAGTGACCGCCGTCGTGGGCCGGAGAGCTTCGTGCAGGTCGAGCTGA
- a CDS encoding ABC transporter ATP-binding protein, translating to MQVELSGLGHRYGEGAALFTGLDLVLVPGRTYAVTGSSGSGKSTLLAILAGMLQPWAGDVRSEGVRQVRWVFQNPSGVPRRSVLDHVVLGLLLRGWRRKDAIPEADRLLDEFGLGDRAHLPFAALSGGEAQRLMLARAVACAPHLLLVDEPTAQLDQVTAQGVNACLGRIANRGAIVVVATHDRGTRDACTDVVDLSQFRPRHP from the coding sequence GTGCAGGTCGAGCTGAGCGGGCTGGGGCACCGGTACGGCGAGGGCGCGGCCTTGTTCACCGGACTCGACCTCGTCCTCGTGCCGGGCCGGACCTACGCCGTCACCGGGTCCTCCGGGTCGGGTAAGTCGACCCTCCTCGCGATCCTCGCCGGGATGCTCCAGCCCTGGGCGGGCGACGTCCGGAGCGAGGGCGTGCGTCAGGTCCGCTGGGTCTTCCAGAACCCGTCTGGCGTCCCCCGGCGCTCTGTCCTGGACCACGTCGTGCTAGGCCTCTTGCTCCGAGGATGGCGGCGGAAGGACGCGATCCCAGAGGCAGACCGGCTGCTCGACGAGTTCGGACTCGGCGACCGGGCGCATCTCCCCTTCGCCGCGCTGTCCGGCGGGGAGGCCCAGCGGCTGATGCTCGCGCGTGCTGTCGCGTGCGCGCCTCACCTGCTGCTGGTCGACGAGCCCACCGCCCAGCTCGACCAGGTCACGGCCCAGGGCGTGAACGCGTGCCTCGGCCGCATCGCGAACCGCGGCGCGATCGTGGTCGTCGCGACTCACGACCGAGGCACACGGGACGCCTGCACGGACGTGGTCGACCTGTCCCAGTTCCGTCCGAGGCACCCGTGA